The Streptococcus oralis Uo5 genome includes a window with the following:
- a CDS encoding DUF3592 domain-containing protein, protein MNKEVIGLIVGTIVIFLSFVFVCGTFLFLYLRDQKLVRLAKSSVSGTVIGYSRFREGYPPIVEYTVDGIAYKKTLQYFMFKTVTIPWGTTKFLKDYTREDMLAPSITRYSNSFVSFKRLMQTHFPLHSELTVWYDPDKPTRAYVERYSGMNKFYKWFGIGFGLALVIVYGIVILAFLSNLSKIYA, encoded by the coding sequence ATGAATAAAGAAGTGATTGGTTTGATAGTTGGGACAATCGTCATCTTCCTATCTTTTGTATTTGTGTGTGGGACCTTTCTTTTCCTCTATCTTCGAGATCAGAAGTTGGTCCGCCTTGCCAAGTCATCCGTTTCTGGAACGGTTATCGGCTATAGCCGTTTTCGTGAGGGGTATCCACCTATCGTCGAATACACGGTGGATGGGATTGCTTATAAGAAAACCTTGCAGTATTTTATGTTCAAAACGGTCACAATTCCGTGGGGGACTACTAAATTTTTAAAGGACTATACAAGAGAAGATATGCTGGCACCTTCAATCACTCGCTACAGCAACTCCTTTGTTTCCTTCAAACGCTTGATGCAGACCCATTTCCCCCTTCATTCGGAGCTGACAGTCTGGTATGATCCAGACAAGCCGACCAGGGCCTATGTCGAACGTTACAGCGGAATGAACAAGTTTTACAAGTGGTTTGGTATCGGATTTGGGCTGGCTCTAGTTATAGTCTATGGGATAGTGATCCTAGCCTTTTTGTCCAATTTGTCCAAGATATACGCATAA
- a CDS encoding rhodanese-like domain-containing protein, translated as MFHLLFTKIDSISTSELEAKLREPIQLLDVRTPIEFRRGHIKNAKNVPLTEIGSYTPATKETLYVICHSGVRSKLAAKKLKKKGYDVINVRGGMSAWTGKVI; from the coding sequence ATGTTTCACTTATTATTTACAAAAATTGACAGTATTTCGACCAGCGAGTTAGAAGCTAAACTCAGAGAACCGATTCAGCTACTGGATGTTCGGACGCCTATAGAATTCCGTAGGGGTCATATCAAAAACGCCAAGAATGTCCCTCTAACCGAAATCGGATCTTATACACCAGCGACAAAAGAAACACTTTATGTCATTTGTCATTCTGGTGTACGAAGCAAACTAGCTGCGAAAAAGCTTAAGAAAAAAGGCTATGATGTCATCAATGTCCGAGGCGGTATGAGCGCTTGGACAGGTAAGGTCATCTAG
- a CDS encoding sugar O-acetyltransferase produces MASEYQKMIAGEPYRPSDPELRVLAQASRQKQAAFNKEEDPLKGANIIKTWFGSTGQNLYVNPRLVVDYGVNIHLGENFYSNWNLTMLDVCPIRIGNNAMLGPNCQFLTPLHPLDPDERNSGVEYGKPITIGDNFWAGGSVIVLPGVTLGNNVVAGAGAVITKSFGDNVVLGGNPARVIKEIPVKEN; encoded by the coding sequence ATGGCTAGCGAATACCAGAAAATGATAGCAGGGGAGCCTTACCGTCCGTCGGACCCAGAGTTGCGTGTCTTGGCACAAGCTTCTCGCCAAAAACAGGCTGCCTTTAACAAGGAAGAAGATCCCTTGAAGGGAGCGAATATTATCAAGACTTGGTTTGGCTCAACTGGGCAAAATCTCTATGTCAATCCACGCTTGGTGGTGGACTACGGTGTCAATATCCATCTAGGGGAAAATTTTTATTCTAATTGGAACTTGACTATGCTGGATGTTTGTCCGATTCGCATCGGGAACAACGCCATGCTTGGCCCCAACTGTCAGTTTTTAACCCCACTCCATCCACTGGATCCGGATGAACGCAATTCAGGGGTCGAATACGGCAAGCCCATCACCATTGGAGATAATTTCTGGGCTGGAGGTAGCGTCATTGTCCTTCCTGGAGTGACACTGGGAAATAATGTCGTTGCAGGAGCAGGGGCCGTGATTACCAAGTCCTTTGGCGACAATGTTGTCCTAGGTGGGAATCCTGCGCGTGTTATCAAGGAAATCCCAGTAAAAGAAAACTAA
- a CDS encoding metal-sensitive transcriptional regulator, translating into MTNSKYITRLKRSEGQLRGIQKMIEEDRDCADIVTQLTAVKSSVERVIEMIITENLTDCINQPLDDPEAQKERLEKAIRYLIKRK; encoded by the coding sequence ATGACAAACTCAAAGTATATAACACGCCTGAAACGTTCAGAGGGTCAGTTGCGTGGGATTCAAAAGATGATTGAAGAAGATCGTGACTGCGCAGATATTGTTACGCAGTTGACAGCAGTGAAATCTAGCGTTGAGCGCGTGATTGAGATGATCATTACTGAAAATCTCACTGACTGTATCAACCAACCACTAGACGACCCCGAGGCTCAAAAGGAACGCCTAGAAAAGGCCATCCGATACCTGATTAAACGAAAATAA
- a CDS encoding DUF4956 domain-containing protein, which yields MSNLFNSIFNDATATADPLQLLLALVVSLFLGLALSWAYKQRTLYTREFVISLTLLPCLMTLVIFLVNGSLGTSIAVAGTFSLIRFRSATSGSRELIAIFLAMIIGLAAGTGYLLLAVLFTVFILGIWLLLEKQQSKSNHQRRRLLTITLPNKEDRLDTIQVALDQFCTESDLISVDTSNAGESLQTVYEVDLNPQVDDFQLTSYLTSKISQCNVSLTKKAKKKKNL from the coding sequence TTTTAACTCTATTTTCAACGACGCAACCGCCACTGCTGACCCCCTCCAACTCCTACTCGCCCTCGTCGTCAGCCTTTTTCTAGGACTAGCACTCAGCTGGGCCTACAAGCAACGGACTCTTTACACACGGGAATTTGTCATCAGTTTGACCCTTTTACCTTGTTTGATGACGCTGGTTATCTTCCTCGTCAATGGTAGTCTCGGAACGTCCATTGCAGTGGCAGGGACCTTTAGTCTCATTCGTTTTCGTTCTGCAACGAGTGGCTCTCGAGAGCTAATCGCTATCTTTCTAGCCATGATCATCGGTCTGGCGGCAGGGACAGGCTACCTTCTCTTAGCCGTTCTCTTCACGGTCTTTATCCTAGGTATTTGGCTCCTTTTGGAAAAACAACAGAGCAAGAGCAATCACCAACGTCGTAGACTCTTGACCATCACACTTCCCAATAAAGAAGACCGCCTAGATACTATCCAGGTCGCGCTGGATCAATTTTGCACCGAGTCTGACCTTATCTCAGTAGATACCAGCAACGCTGGTGAATCCTTGCAAACCGTCTACGAAGTCGATCTTAATCCTCAAGTAGACGACTTCCAACTGACAAGCTACCTGACAAGCAAGATTTCTCAGTGCAATGTCTCCTTGACCAAGAAAGCCAAAAAGAAGAAAAATTTATAA
- a CDS encoding rhodanese-like domain-containing protein yields METSISMADFYEKYLNENLNLIDVREVHEFQAGHAPSAKNLPLSTLEQGYKELKPDQEYHVICQGGVRSASACEFLSAQGLTVINVEGGMNAWPGQVE; encoded by the coding sequence ATGGAAACTAGTATCAGCATGGCTGACTTTTATGAAAAATACCTAAATGAAAATCTAAATCTTATCGATGTACGTGAAGTGCATGAATTCCAAGCAGGACATGCACCAAGTGCCAAAAATCTTCCGTTAAGTACCTTGGAGCAAGGTTACAAAGAACTCAAACCTGACCAGGAATACCATGTCATCTGTCAAGGTGGAGTGCGATCCGCATCTGCTTGTGAATTTCTAAGCGCCCAAGGCCTCACCGTTATCAATGTAGAAGGTGGTATGAATGCTTGGCCCGGTCAAGTAGAATAA